The Candidatus Kapaibacterium sp. genome has a segment encoding these proteins:
- a CDS encoding N-acetylmuramoyl-L-alanine amidase — MSCRWCWCLLLVAGTGAFAQQVLRVITPEGRERYLALRAIGGYSAAGLRDIAKHLWHAQARLLHQGTTLQVPEGTLWAAPQSFFLRWRTADGEGTLQLPVPVRSDGSQLFIPLPSVAEALSILWNAKVEWISPTELRLQRLAANPSSAARTTSPRAHSPTPQISPLPIPPDTSLAPSPRLPLRKVPDSTAPWERFRNWLATLGSSFAAAPTAITRIIAERHGDTLTVRFSANATIQRYQRPEWQGREVVFRIPEVLHAADTLPRQAGIEELRAERIRDIMVYRLRLSSPIRECSAQREGPQTVRLSILLLREQRDARSAEVKRWDLDVIVIDPGHGGKDYGAIGVRGYAEKNITLRVALKLQQLLKRKMPKVRVVLTRSDDRFVPLYRRGQIANEHRGKVFVSLHCNAAPEKPHSASGIETYVLRPGRTPEAIRVAERENAVIRLEADPQRYEGLLEEQHILATLAQSAFMRLSDRLAALIQQELVAATGLPNRGIGQAGFYVLLGASMPAVLVEMGFLSNPREERFLASEVGQWKLARGLAAALFKYAAEYTALLD; from the coding sequence AGGGCGGGAGCGGTATCTTGCTCTGAGGGCCATTGGTGGGTACAGCGCCGCTGGGCTCCGCGACATAGCTAAGCACCTGTGGCACGCACAAGCTCGTCTGCTCCACCAAGGCACTACGCTCCAGGTACCAGAGGGTACCCTCTGGGCTGCGCCTCAGAGTTTCTTCCTGCGGTGGCGGACTGCTGATGGTGAAGGTACCCTGCAACTTCCGGTACCCGTCCGGTCGGACGGCTCTCAGCTCTTCATCCCTCTTCCTAGCGTAGCCGAAGCTCTCTCGATTCTGTGGAACGCGAAGGTAGAGTGGATCTCGCCAACGGAGCTACGTCTGCAGCGTCTCGCAGCGAACCCATCATCTGCTGCCCGCACGACATCACCCAGAGCCCATTCCCCAACCCCCCAGATCTCCCCTCTCCCGATACCGCCAGACACAAGCCTTGCTCCATCACCCCGCTTACCGCTTCGTAAAGTGCCCGACTCCACAGCTCCCTGGGAGCGCTTCCGGAACTGGCTCGCAACCCTTGGTTCCAGCTTCGCTGCTGCGCCCACGGCCATCACACGGATAATCGCTGAGCGGCATGGTGATACGCTGACTGTCCGCTTCAGCGCTAACGCTACAATCCAACGCTACCAGCGCCCAGAGTGGCAGGGACGCGAGGTCGTCTTCCGCATCCCAGAAGTACTCCATGCAGCCGACACACTGCCACGCCAGGCTGGGATTGAGGAGCTGCGAGCCGAACGAATCCGAGACATCATGGTCTACCGCCTCCGACTGTCGTCTCCGATCCGGGAATGCTCAGCGCAGCGGGAGGGCCCGCAGACGGTACGCCTCTCTATCCTGCTTCTCCGCGAGCAGCGGGATGCCCGCTCCGCTGAAGTCAAGCGCTGGGACTTAGACGTCATCGTCATCGATCCCGGGCACGGAGGCAAGGACTACGGGGCCATTGGAGTTCGAGGCTATGCAGAGAAGAACATCACTCTGCGCGTCGCCCTCAAGCTGCAGCAGCTCTTGAAGCGGAAGATGCCGAAAGTCCGCGTCGTCCTGACCCGCTCCGACGACCGTTTCGTCCCGCTCTACCGCCGCGGGCAGATTGCTAACGAGCACCGAGGCAAGGTCTTCGTCAGCCTCCACTGCAATGCAGCCCCAGAGAAGCCGCACTCAGCCAGCGGAATTGAGACCTATGTTCTGCGCCCCGGTCGGACACCCGAGGCAATTCGAGTCGCCGAGCGGGAAAACGCCGTGATCCGACTGGAAGCTGACCCGCAGCGGTACGAAGGGTTGCTGGAAGAGCAACATATCCTTGCCACACTGGCGCAGAGCGCCTTCATGCGGCTCAGCGACCGACTGGCTGCCCTTATCCAACAGGAACTTGTCGCAGCCACTGGGCTCCCCAACCGTGGCATTGGCCAGGCAGGCTTCTACGTGCTCCTCGGGGCCTCTATGCCGGCCGTCTTGGTGGAGATGGGATTCCTCTCAAACCCCAGAGAGGAACGCTTCCTCGCCTCCGAGGTAGGTCAGTGGAAGCTTGCTCGCGGGTTAGCAGCAGCCCTCTTCAAGTACGCCGCCGAGTATACGGCCCTTCTCGACTGA
- the uvrA gene encoding excinuclease ABC subunit UvrA, translated as MSGVAVDEARTIRIRGARQHNLRNLSLELPHGKLIVITGVSGSGKSSLAFDTLYAEGQRRYVECLSAYARQFLQVMPKPEVDAIEGLAPAIAIEQKTTGHSLRSTVGTLAQVYDYLRLLFARIGQQFCVECGIPVEAQSLDHIVGQLLGLPQGTRFQILAPVVRGRKGHYRELFEQLRKQGFLYVRVDGEFHELEPGFQVSRYRTHDIEVVVDRCVAAPGTQERLVSSLELALQLGQQTALVLVEEAHQWRPWLVSTQRMCPQCGRAYQELAPNSFSFNSPYGACPTCQGLGQIMDFLPETLVARPDRPLFDGALTLPKDRAWGMLWRSVEALAERWGVDPRTPFAELPEAMRDELFWGSEQKVTLRAGWGDAAVTFPGLIPLLRHYYEQGPPAVKGWLESLMRPVMCPTCQGGRLRQEFLSVRVDGKNIAEVTALSIDQAYEWLRDLPERLPERMRRIATVILQELMRRLEFLQEVGVGYLQLNRPAHTLAGGEAQRIRLAAQLGSQLVGVLYILDEPSIGLHPRDNHRLIAALRKLRDMDSTVVVVEHDRDMMEAADLIVDIGPGAGIHGGEVVFVAPPDKIRDLPEEVRQRSLTAQYLTGEREIPIPQHRRRGSGAALVLEGATGHNLKDLTVRFPLGTLICVTGVSGSGKSSLVMDTLYPALMRHFYRSPRVPLPYRALHGVEHLRGVVAVDQSPIGRTPRSNPATYTGVFDPIRQFYALLPEARARGYRPGRFSFNVPGGRCEECEGAGVRRIEMAFLPEVYVECDACSGRRYNAETLAVRYRGKSIADVLDMTVEEACEFFADIPHVARRLTVLAEVGLGYIRLGQPAPTLSGGEAQRIKLARELVKGGTRMLYILDEPTTGLHFEDIRCLLQLLWRLVDQGNTVIVIEHNLEVIKCADWVIDLGPEGGTAGGYVVAEGTPEMVAENPASYTGHFLRYVLQRYTR; from the coding sequence ATGTCTGGCGTCGCAGTAGATGAAGCCCGAACAATCCGAATCCGCGGGGCCCGGCAGCACAACCTGCGGAATCTCTCTTTGGAGCTGCCGCATGGCAAGCTGATCGTGATTACGGGCGTCTCCGGGTCAGGCAAGTCGTCGCTGGCCTTTGACACGCTCTACGCCGAAGGGCAGCGGCGGTACGTAGAATGCCTTTCGGCATACGCCCGCCAGTTCCTCCAGGTCATGCCCAAGCCAGAGGTAGACGCCATCGAGGGGCTAGCGCCAGCAATTGCGATTGAGCAGAAGACCACTGGCCATTCCCTGCGCTCGACAGTTGGTACGTTAGCCCAAGTGTACGACTACCTCCGCCTCCTCTTCGCTCGCATCGGGCAGCAGTTCTGCGTGGAATGTGGCATTCCCGTCGAGGCGCAGAGCCTGGACCACATCGTTGGACAGCTGCTAGGGTTGCCTCAGGGTACTCGGTTCCAAATCCTCGCACCGGTTGTCCGAGGGCGCAAAGGGCATTACCGCGAGCTCTTCGAGCAGCTCCGGAAGCAGGGATTTTTGTACGTGCGGGTGGATGGGGAGTTCCACGAATTGGAGCCGGGCTTCCAGGTGAGCCGTTACCGCACGCATGACATCGAGGTAGTAGTCGACCGATGCGTTGCTGCTCCGGGCACTCAGGAGCGGTTGGTCAGCTCCCTGGAGTTGGCTCTACAGCTTGGACAGCAGACAGCGCTCGTCCTCGTGGAGGAGGCTCACCAGTGGCGTCCTTGGCTTGTGAGCACACAGCGGATGTGTCCGCAATGCGGACGGGCATACCAGGAGTTGGCGCCGAATAGCTTTTCCTTCAACTCCCCTTACGGTGCCTGCCCAACGTGCCAAGGACTCGGGCAGATCATGGACTTCTTGCCCGAAACTCTCGTTGCTCGTCCAGACCGGCCGCTCTTCGACGGAGCTCTGACGTTGCCGAAGGATCGAGCATGGGGAATGCTCTGGCGCTCTGTCGAGGCGCTCGCGGAACGATGGGGGGTTGACCCGCGAACCCCTTTTGCAGAGCTTCCAGAGGCGATGCGCGATGAGCTGTTCTGGGGGTCAGAGCAGAAGGTGACGCTTCGGGCTGGTTGGGGGGATGCGGCGGTGACGTTTCCCGGTCTTATCCCCTTGCTGCGGCACTACTACGAGCAGGGTCCGCCTGCCGTGAAGGGTTGGCTGGAGTCCTTAATGCGCCCTGTTATGTGCCCAACATGCCAAGGTGGACGGCTGCGGCAGGAGTTTCTCTCCGTCCGTGTGGACGGTAAGAACATCGCCGAGGTGACGGCACTCTCTATTGACCAAGCGTATGAGTGGCTCCGAGATTTGCCAGAGCGGCTGCCGGAGCGCATGCGGCGGATAGCTACGGTGATCCTGCAGGAACTCATGCGGCGGCTGGAGTTCCTCCAGGAGGTCGGAGTAGGGTACTTGCAGCTCAACCGTCCAGCGCATACCCTGGCGGGGGGCGAGGCGCAGCGGATTCGACTAGCGGCCCAGTTGGGTTCACAACTGGTTGGGGTGCTCTACATCTTGGACGAGCCGAGCATTGGGCTGCATCCGCGAGACAACCATCGCCTCATCGCAGCACTGCGGAAGTTGCGAGATATGGACAGCACGGTCGTCGTCGTGGAGCACGACCGCGATATGATGGAGGCTGCAGACCTCATCGTCGACATTGGTCCTGGAGCCGGCATCCATGGGGGTGAGGTGGTATTCGTAGCTCCGCCGGACAAGATTCGCGACCTTCCGGAGGAGGTACGCCAGCGGTCTCTGACGGCCCAGTACCTCACCGGAGAGCGGGAGATCCCTATCCCTCAACACCGGCGCCGCGGCAGCGGTGCAGCGCTGGTGCTGGAAGGAGCCACCGGCCACAACCTCAAGGACCTAACCGTTCGCTTTCCGCTGGGGACCCTCATCTGCGTAACGGGGGTGTCGGGGTCGGGCAAGTCCAGCCTAGTTATGGACACGCTCTACCCGGCACTTATGCGGCACTTCTACCGGAGCCCGCGGGTGCCGTTGCCGTACCGGGCGCTCCATGGGGTGGAGCATCTCCGAGGCGTCGTGGCTGTGGACCAGAGTCCCATTGGACGCACCCCGCGGTCGAATCCAGCTACGTACACAGGGGTCTTCGATCCGATTCGGCAGTTCTATGCTCTCCTACCGGAGGCTCGGGCTCGTGGATATCGTCCGGGGCGCTTCTCCTTCAATGTCCCGGGGGGGCGGTGCGAAGAGTGTGAAGGTGCAGGGGTTCGGCGGATTGAGATGGCCTTCCTTCCGGAGGTTTACGTGGAGTGTGACGCGTGTAGCGGGCGCCGGTACAACGCTGAGACGTTGGCTGTGCGCTACCGGGGCAAGAGCATTGCCGATGTGCTGGATATGACCGTCGAGGAGGCCTGCGAGTTCTTCGCGGACATTCCACATGTTGCTCGCCGTCTTACAGTCTTGGCAGAGGTTGGCCTGGGATATATCCGTCTAGGTCAGCCCGCTCCTACACTCTCTGGCGGGGAAGCGCAGCGCATCAAGCTGGCCCGCGAGCTCGTCAAGGGCGGCACACGGATGCTGTATATCCTCGACGAGCCGACGACGGGACTCCACTTTGAAGATATCCGCTGCTTGCTCCAGCTCCTCTGGCGACTGGTGGACCAGGGTAACACAGTCATCGTGATTGAGCATAACTTGGAGGTTATCAAGTGTGCTGACTGGGTCATTGACCTTGGCCCCGAAGGAGGCACCGCGGGCGGTTATGTCGTGGCTGAAGGGACTCCGGAGATGGTTGCTGAGAACCCAGCTAGCTACACTGGTCACTTCCTTCGGTATGTGCTGCAGCGCTACACGCGGTGA
- a CDS encoding NAD(P)H-hydrate dehydratase — MKPVLTPEQMRQADMAAKDRGIPPLLLMENAARSASEILERWWTPRTGSPPSALIACGSGNNGGDGFALARHLLCRGWRVTVWWTGSPDRMSPETATNFQALRGLRVPMLYIPPGQLPPPPPPVDIVVDALLGVGARLPLREELRAIIRALRTLPARHVALDIPTGVEAETGDADPEAFPADLTITMLALKTGLLLNDGLRLSGQREIAGLGVPADIAAEYADIWVLEASDIQQRFPPRHRISTKFDYGRVGIIAGSAAMAGAAALVANAAIRSGAGLVYLYTPGRIHSAVLPEVIARLVPSTPDGWLAPEALPLIAELVERVDVLVIGPGLGVTALPTISELLVTLPERLPVVIDADALRAIQPEQRLPHTRILTPHIGEFARMTGQPRDLISRRAPWIAREWAQRWGAVVLLKHVPTVITDGRTSYWNCGGNPGMATAGAGDVLAGIIGAFLARGLPPLEAAAYAAFVHSAAGDRFVQTASAESLTASALIEALPAVLPYPTIL, encoded by the coding sequence ATGAAGCCAGTGCTTACTCCGGAGCAGATGCGGCAGGCCGATATGGCAGCCAAAGACCGAGGGATCCCTCCACTGCTCCTCATGGAGAACGCTGCCCGCTCGGCCTCGGAGATCCTAGAGCGTTGGTGGACACCGAGAACAGGCTCCCCTCCGTCTGCCCTCATTGCTTGCGGCAGTGGCAACAACGGTGGGGATGGCTTTGCGCTGGCTCGGCATCTCCTCTGTCGCGGCTGGCGCGTAACAGTGTGGTGGACCGGCTCACCGGATCGGATGTCTCCAGAGACAGCCACGAACTTCCAAGCCCTGCGGGGACTGCGAGTCCCGATGCTCTACATCCCACCAGGCCAACTACCCCCTCCTCCCCCACCAGTGGACATCGTAGTAGACGCACTCCTCGGTGTCGGGGCACGTCTACCACTCCGGGAGGAGCTCCGTGCCATCATTCGCGCACTCCGGACATTGCCAGCACGGCACGTTGCTCTGGATATCCCAACAGGCGTAGAAGCGGAGACTGGAGACGCTGACCCTGAAGCCTTCCCAGCAGACCTCACCATTACGATGCTCGCACTCAAGACGGGGCTCCTCCTCAACGATGGGCTTCGACTCTCAGGGCAACGGGAGATTGCCGGCCTTGGAGTCCCCGCAGACATTGCTGCCGAGTATGCTGATATCTGGGTACTGGAGGCCTCCGACATCCAGCAGCGATTCCCGCCTCGGCATCGCATCAGCACGAAGTTTGACTACGGCCGCGTTGGCATCATCGCAGGCTCGGCGGCAATGGCAGGGGCGGCAGCGCTGGTAGCGAACGCTGCCATCCGCAGTGGGGCTGGACTGGTGTACCTCTACACTCCTGGCCGCATCCACAGCGCTGTACTGCCTGAGGTCATTGCCCGTCTTGTGCCTTCTACTCCTGACGGATGGCTGGCCCCGGAGGCACTGCCTCTGATTGCGGAACTCGTAGAGCGCGTAGATGTACTCGTCATCGGGCCAGGCCTCGGAGTCACGGCGCTTCCAACCATCTCCGAGCTCCTTGTCACTCTCCCGGAACGACTGCCCGTTGTGATTGACGCCGACGCGCTCCGAGCCATCCAGCCCGAACAGCGACTCCCTCACACGCGGATCCTCACGCCCCACATTGGCGAATTCGCCCGCATGACAGGGCAGCCTCGTGACCTAATCTCTCGCCGCGCTCCCTGGATAGCACGGGAGTGGGCACAGCGATGGGGCGCGGTTGTGCTCCTGAAACACGTCCCCACGGTCATCACTGATGGCCGAACCTCGTACTGGAATTGCGGCGGCAATCCTGGAATGGCAACCGCTGGCGCAGGCGATGTACTCGCTGGCATCATCGGCGCATTTTTGGCACGTGGCCTTCCACCGCTGGAGGCTGCAGCCTACGCTGCCTTTGTCCACAGCGCCGCCGGTGACCGCTTCGTCCAAACGGCCTCAGCGGAAAGTCTCACCGCCTCAGCACTCATAGAAGCCCTCCCTGCCGTTCTGCCGTACCCAACGATCCTATGA
- a CDS encoding VanZ family protein gives MRRLLATTPALLYAGLIAYASHIPGLQPLFTWSWGDKLTHALVYAGFGMTLAFAVTAQHQQPSFASIAVWTLLLGALYAASDELHQLFVPNRVADFRDWLADVVGIGVSLLISRPLFRWWHRWLWKG, from the coding sequence ATGAGACGCCTGCTTGCTACCACCCCTGCCCTGCTCTACGCTGGGCTTATCGCGTATGCTTCCCACATCCCCGGCCTCCAGCCCCTATTCACCTGGTCTTGGGGCGACAAGCTCACCCATGCCTTAGTCTACGCTGGCTTCGGGATGACTCTCGCGTTCGCGGTCACGGCACAACACCAGCAGCCTTCTTTTGCTTCGATCGCGGTGTGGACACTCCTCCTCGGCGCCCTCTACGCGGCTAGCGATGAACTCCATCAACTCTTCGTCCCCAACCGCGTAGCAGATTTCCGCGATTGGCTAGCCGATGTCGTCGGGATCGGTGTCAGCCTACTGATAAGCCGTCCTCTCTTCCGATGGTGGCACCGGTGGCTCTGGAAAGGATGA
- the tgt gene encoding tRNA guanosine(34) transglycosylase Tgt encodes MSFRVVATDPHSGARVGLLETAHGTVETPAFMPVGTQGTIKALDHRRALELGVQLLLCNAYHLALRPGKAVIEHFGGLHRFIGWQKPILTDSGGYQIFSLQQLRRVSDEGVEFRSHVDGSLHYFTPESVIELQRSLGSDIMMVLDECPPYPAEHTAVERAVARTLAWARRSLTVFHATQPRYGYSQLLFGIGQGGVYADLRRQCLQELLQWDFDGFAIGGLSVGEPTSAMYEMVALSCELLPTERPRYLMGVGTPENILTAIEYGVDLFDCVLPTRNARNGQLFTTRGKINIRNARWRLSDEPIDPGLDSPVSRTVTLGYLRHLFLAREITALILATEQNLAFYHWLLGTARQKIRDGSFRHWKRCFLEHFQQAVETSDEDSPCH; translated from the coding sequence ATGAGCTTCCGTGTTGTCGCAACTGACCCGCACAGCGGTGCACGGGTTGGTCTCCTCGAAACGGCGCACGGGACCGTTGAGACCCCAGCCTTCATGCCTGTCGGTACGCAAGGCACGATTAAAGCGCTGGACCATCGCCGGGCTCTGGAATTAGGAGTCCAACTCCTACTCTGCAACGCCTACCACCTCGCCCTCCGGCCTGGGAAAGCCGTCATCGAGCACTTCGGGGGCCTCCACCGCTTCATCGGCTGGCAGAAGCCCATCCTGACTGACAGCGGAGGCTACCAGATCTTCTCACTTCAGCAACTCCGGCGTGTCTCCGACGAAGGCGTGGAATTCCGTTCCCACGTTGACGGCTCCCTACACTACTTCACGCCGGAGTCTGTGATCGAGCTCCAGCGCTCCCTCGGCTCCGACATCATGATGGTGCTAGACGAATGCCCCCCATACCCCGCCGAGCATACGGCTGTAGAGCGTGCCGTCGCACGGACACTCGCATGGGCGCGCCGTTCTTTGACCGTCTTCCATGCTACACAGCCTCGCTACGGCTACTCCCAACTCCTCTTCGGCATCGGGCAGGGCGGTGTCTACGCCGACCTCCGCCGGCAGTGTCTACAAGAGCTGCTGCAGTGGGACTTCGACGGTTTTGCGATTGGCGGACTTTCCGTTGGCGAACCCACATCGGCGATGTACGAGATGGTAGCCCTCTCCTGCGAGCTCCTTCCTACAGAGCGCCCACGGTACCTCATGGGAGTCGGCACTCCAGAGAACATCCTCACCGCAATCGAGTACGGCGTGGACCTCTTCGACTGCGTCCTGCCAACCCGAAACGCCCGCAATGGGCAGCTCTTCACTACTCGAGGCAAGATCAACATCCGCAATGCTCGCTGGCGGCTCAGCGACGAACCCATCGACCCCGGCCTAGACTCGCCAGTGAGCCGTACAGTAACGCTCGGCTACTTGCGCCACCTCTTCCTTGCTCGGGAAATTACAGCCTTGATTCTGGCAACAGAGCAGAACCTGGCCTTCTACCACTGGCTCCTGGGCACGGCGCGACAGAAAATACGGGATGGTAGCTTTCGTCACTGGAAGCGCTGCTTCCTAGAGCACTTCCAGCAGGCAGTAGAAACAAGCGACGAGGATTCCCCATGCCACTGA
- the yajC gene encoding preprotein translocase subunit YajC: protein MPLTYAAAAPQQGADPTAGLISTLIFFGAILLIFYVMIIRPQVKRQKEHQKMLSELKKGDRIVTTAGIHGTITDIEDSIVVVQIADNTRIRMEKSAIATVLKK from the coding sequence ATGCCACTGACCTACGCGGCTGCTGCACCGCAGCAAGGCGCCGATCCCACTGCAGGGCTGATTAGCACCCTCATCTTCTTCGGTGCCATCCTGCTCATCTTCTACGTGATGATCATCCGGCCGCAGGTGAAGCGCCAGAAAGAGCACCAGAAGATGCTCAGCGAGCTCAAGAAGGGCGACCGCATCGTCACTACAGCCGGCATCCACGGTACCATCACCGACATAGAGGACAGCATCGTCGTCGTCCAGATTGCTGACAACACCCGCATACGGATGGAGAAGTCGGCCATTGCAACGGTGCTGAAGAAGTAG
- a CDS encoding bifunctional 3,4-dihydroxy-2-butanone-4-phosphate synthase/GTP cyclohydrolase II, with amino-acid sequence MDIRLNTVEEALHDLASGKMVIVVDDEDRENEGDLICAAQFCTPDVINFMASKARGLICVAITEQRARELRLDAMVPTNTSLHGTRFTVSVDYIHGTTTGISAFDRAATVRALADPETKPEDFARPGHIFPLVAVEEGVLRRAGHTEAAVDLMRLARLKPAAVLCEILNEDGTMARLPQLYEFAQQYGLKLISVRDLIAYRLRTDNLVRLVAEATLPTIVGTFRVLVYQNIVDHQEHVALVKGRWEPGEPILVRVHSQCLTGDLFGSLRCDCGPQLHAALRIIEREGKGVLLYMQQEGRGIGLGNKIRAYALQEQGLDTVEANQHLGFKPDLRDYGIGAQILRHLGVQKMRLLTNNPRKVVGLEAYGLEIVERVPIEIEPNDWNWSYLLAKKHKLGHWLTLGHLPATSKESGNGL; translated from the coding sequence ATGGACATTCGACTCAACACCGTGGAGGAAGCCCTCCACGACTTGGCCTCCGGCAAGATGGTCATCGTCGTGGATGACGAGGACCGCGAGAACGAGGGCGACCTCATCTGCGCTGCTCAGTTCTGCACGCCCGATGTCATCAACTTCATGGCTTCCAAGGCGCGAGGACTCATCTGCGTTGCCATCACCGAGCAGCGTGCCCGCGAGCTTCGGCTGGACGCAATGGTTCCCACCAACACCTCTCTCCATGGCACCCGCTTCACGGTCTCCGTAGACTACATCCACGGTACTACCACTGGCATCTCTGCCTTCGACCGCGCTGCAACCGTGCGTGCTCTGGCTGATCCTGAGACGAAGCCAGAGGATTTTGCACGACCAGGGCATATCTTCCCACTAGTTGCCGTTGAGGAGGGAGTATTGCGGCGCGCTGGACATACGGAGGCTGCTGTAGATCTCATGCGCCTGGCTCGACTCAAGCCCGCCGCAGTCCTCTGCGAAATCCTCAACGAAGATGGCACTATGGCGCGGCTGCCCCAACTGTACGAGTTTGCCCAGCAGTACGGGCTCAAGCTCATCAGTGTTCGCGACCTCATCGCTTACCGGCTGCGGACAGACAACCTGGTCCGTCTCGTTGCAGAGGCTACGCTACCGACCATCGTCGGCACCTTTCGTGTCCTCGTCTACCAGAACATCGTTGACCACCAAGAGCATGTCGCCCTCGTCAAAGGACGGTGGGAGCCCGGCGAGCCCATACTGGTGCGTGTCCACTCCCAATGCTTGACCGGTGACCTCTTCGGCTCGCTCCGCTGCGACTGTGGGCCTCAGCTCCACGCTGCCCTGCGAATCATAGAGCGAGAGGGCAAAGGCGTTCTGCTCTACATGCAGCAAGAGGGACGCGGCATAGGGCTTGGGAATAAAATCCGGGCGTATGCCCTCCAAGAGCAGGGTCTGGACACCGTTGAAGCAAATCAGCACCTAGGCTTCAAGCCCGATCTACGGGACTATGGCATCGGTGCCCAGATTCTTCGGCACCTAGGCGTCCAGAAGATGCGTCTGCTAACGAACAACCCCCGAAAGGTCGTTGGGCTAGAAGCCTACGGGTTGGAAATCGTTGAGCGGGTCCCGATAGAGATTGAGCCGAACGACTGGAATTGGAGCTATCTGCTCGCCAAGAAGCACAAGTTGGGACATTGGCTTACCCTTGGGCACCTACCGGCGACGTCAAAGGAATCTGGGAACGGTCTGTAG
- the greA gene encoding transcription elongation factor GreA yields the protein MSDVIYLSRQRFEELQAELRQLRSQGRKEIAQKIADARSHGDLSENADYDAALQAQQMLEMRIARLERILARARVIDPKELPNDGKVYIFSTVRLRNCKTGSVVTYTLVGDEEADFTNNKLSVSSPLGKALLGKQSGERIRIQVPAGEMEYEIVEVLR from the coding sequence ATGTCGGACGTCATCTACCTCTCACGACAGCGCTTCGAAGAGCTCCAGGCAGAGCTCCGTCAGCTTCGGAGCCAAGGACGGAAGGAGATTGCTCAGAAGATTGCTGACGCTCGGTCCCACGGGGACCTCTCAGAGAACGCTGACTACGACGCCGCCCTCCAAGCCCAACAGATGCTGGAGATGCGGATTGCCCGCTTGGAACGCATCCTCGCCCGAGCCCGCGTCATCGACCCCAAAGAACTCCCCAATGACGGTAAGGTGTACATCTTCTCCACCGTTCGCCTGCGGAACTGCAAGACGGGCTCTGTAGTGACTTACACGCTGGTGGGAGATGAAGAGGCGGATTTCACCAACAACAAACTCTCGGTGAGCTCCCCCTTGGGAAAGGCTCTGCTCGGAAAACAGTCAGGAGAGCGCATCCGTATCCAGGTCCCCGCGGGAGAGATGGAGTACGAGATCGTAGAAGTCCTACGCTGA
- a CDS encoding RNA polymerase sigma factor, which translates to MARPSALSFASDEELIAEFCHGDRELAAAQFVRRYQRFVYSIAYRYLGRYEDAQDAAQEVFLKAFEHLPRFERRSSLRTWLYRITVRVALSMLRQRKRTQWLRWEEAFTDDEEPHAPTPTPEQLHEREEFERYFHRLLASLPEKQRETFVLRYIEGLSYEEISQMLGTSIGGLKANYFLAVRKLARALLNGPYGEYFRQALSRGNDSASADNLQP; encoded by the coding sequence ATGGCGCGCCCGTCGGCACTGAGTTTCGCCAGCGATGAGGAGCTCATCGCAGAATTCTGCCATGGCGATCGCGAGTTAGCAGCAGCGCAATTCGTCCGAAGATACCAGCGGTTCGTCTACAGCATCGCCTACCGCTACCTCGGGCGTTACGAAGATGCTCAGGACGCCGCCCAGGAAGTTTTCTTGAAAGCCTTCGAACACCTCCCCCGCTTCGAGCGCCGCAGTAGCCTCCGGACATGGCTGTACCGGATCACCGTACGGGTTGCCCTCAGCATGCTGCGGCAGCGCAAACGCACTCAGTGGCTACGTTGGGAGGAAGCCTTCACCGACGACGAAGAACCGCACGCCCCCACTCCAACGCCAGAGCAGCTCCACGAACGGGAGGAATTCGAGCGCTACTTCCACCGTCTCCTGGCGAGCCTCCCAGAGAAGCAGCGGGAAACCTTCGTGCTGCGATACATCGAAGGGCTCTCGTACGAGGAGATCTCCCAAATGCTGGGGACTAGCATCGGCGGATTGAAAGCAAACTACTTCTTAGCAGTCCGCAAGCTTGCACGAGCTCTCCTCAACGGCCCATATGGAGAATACTTCCGCCAAGCTCTCAGCAGAGGCAATGACTCCGCGTCAGCAGACAACCTACAGCCGTAG